The sequence TTGCCACACTGGAGCAGCGGCATCAGCAGGCACAAGTAGGGTATACCCAGCTAGGGTCAGACCACTGCCCACCGCTAGGCGCATAGAGAGACTGCCAATGTTGACAGTGCGGTGATGGGCATAGGGCATTTCAGCTTCTAGGGAAATGCCTAAGGTTTCAAGGCAGGCGGTGCTGCCTGGCCCAATCAGCGAAAATACCGCCATCGATCCCGTTAAATTTGATAAAGAAACCTGATCTGCTGGAAAAATGTAGCGATCCATCCAGTCCATCAGGCGTTGGTCTTGGCCAGGGGAAGTAAGTATCAGCAGGGCATCGTCGGTGACATAGACGGTGGCTAAGTCAATGGTACGAGCGGTAGACGTCACAAATACGGTGTCGCAGCCCTCTCCAGGCTGACGTTCGGTAAAGGTATTGGTGGTTTGGTTGTGAAGAAAGCGAAGGCGATCGCGCCCTTTCAGCTCAAGCAAACCCCAGTGGCTGCGATCGACCACAACAGCGCCCGTAGATACTGCCTTGAAAGCATCTGCATCTTGCCCAAAAGAGGTTGGGAAGCTCTCATTGGTTAAGGTCGCCCCCTGGCTCTGCTGTAAATCCCGAAGTGCTTGCATTATTGGCCCGTCAAAATCTTGTTTACCAAGCCCCATTCTAAAGCGGTAGACGGAATTAACTAGAACGGGTGCCCCCAATTGGGAGCACCCGTTCTAGTTAATCAATGGGGTAGTCAGCTAAGACTAGCCGATGATTTCAGGCGCCTCAGCGGTAGCGAGGTCGAGGGGGAAGTTGTGAGCATTGCGCTCGTGCATCACTTCCATACCCAGGTTCGCCCGGTTGATCACGTCAGCCCAGGTGCCAATCACACGACCCTGAGAGTCAAGGATGGACTGGTTGAAGTTGAACCCGTTCAGGTTGAACGCCATGGTGCTGATGCCCAGCGCGGTGAACCAGATGCCAATTACCGGCCACGCACCCAGGAAGAAGTGCAGAGAACGGCTGTTGTTGAAGCTGGCGTATTGGAAGATCAACCGACCGAAGTAGCCGTGGGCTGCAACGATGTTGTAGGTCTCTTCTTCTTGGCCAAACTTGTAACCGTAGTTCTGAGACTCAGTCTCGGTGGTCTCACGCACCAGTGAACTGGTCACCAGTGAACCGTGCATAGCCGAGAACAAAGAACCACCAAACACACCGGCTACACCCAGCATGTGGAAGGGGTGCATCAGAATATTGTGCTCAGCCTGGAACACTAGCATGAAGTTGAAGGTACCCGAGATACCCAAGGGCATGCCGTCAGAGAAGGAGCCTTGACCCAGGGGGTAGATCAAGAACACAGCAGAGGCAGCGGCCACAGGTGCGCTATAGGCAACGCAGATCCAGGGGCGCATGCCCAGGCGGTAGCTCAGTTCCCACTCACGACCCATGTAGCAGAAGACGCCAATGAGGAAGTGGAAGATTACCAACTGGTAAGGGCCACCGTTGTACAGCCACTCATCGAGGGAAGCAGCTTCCCAGATGGGGTAGAAGTGCAGGCCGATGGCGTTAGAAGAAGGCACAACCGCACCAGAGATGATGTTGTTGCCGTACATCAAAGAGCCAGCGACGGGCTCACGGATGCCGTCGATGTCGACGGGAGGGGCTGCGATGAACGCAACCACGAAGCAGGCGGTAGCAGCCAGCAGGGTGGGAATCATCAGTACGCCGAACCAGCCCACATACAGGCGGTTCTCGGTGCTGGTGACCCACTGGCAAAACTGCTCCCACAGGGAAGCGCTTTCGCGCCGCTGTAGAGTAGTGGTCATGATGTATTAGTCCAGGTAATGTACTTGTGTAATTATTTAGCTGAGAATTACTTCAGCTATCGTTACATTAGCACGGATTCCTAAATAGAGTTTGGCAAAAAATAGGGTTATGACTGGCTTTAGGCTGTATTACGCTTTAATGGAGTTGCATTCGAGCCCGGTTGGTGCTGGAATAGGAGTCTGCATTGCTCGGCCTTAGGGCTAGAGACAACTGTGGGGGCGTGGCGGAATGGTAGACGCTACGGACTTAGAAAACTGAGCCTTAACGGAGAAATCTGTTAAGTGGAAGCTCTCAAACTCAGGGAAACCTACCTTTGGCAGGGTTATGGCAACGCTGTGACCTCCGGCCAGACATGGCAATCCTGAGCCAAGCCGGCATAAGATTCTATGCCGGAAGGTGCAGAGGCCCGACGGGAGCTACCCTAACGTGCAGTCGAGGGTAAAGGGAGGGTCCAATTCTCAAAGCCTGGTCTTAGCTAAAGCGAAGCCCCAGGCAGCAGCGAAAGCTGCGGGAGGATGAAAATCCGTTGACCTTAAACGGTCGTGAGGGTTCGAGCCCCTCCGCCCCCATACCAATGACAACTGGGTGAGTACCATCAGCGTGGGCAAGCC is a genomic window of Nodosilinea sp. E11 containing:
- a CDS encoding YgfZ/GcvT domain-containing protein, whose product is MMQALRDLQQSQGATLTNESFPTSFGQDADAFKAVSTGAVVVDRSHWGLLELKGRDRLRFLHNQTTNTFTERQPGEGCDTVFVTSTARTIDLATVYVTDDALLILTSPGQDQRLMDWMDRYIFPADQVSLSNLTGSMAVFSLIGPGSTACLETLGISLEAEMPYAHHRTVNIGSLSMRLAVGSGLTLAGYTLLVPADAAAPVWQHLINAGGIPAGEDLWQQLRVQQGRPAPACELTDDYNPLEAGLWQAISFDKGCYIGQETIARLNTYKGVKQKLWGIQLSALVEAGTPITANGDTIGMLTSSIPMDPGALGLGYIRTKAGGAGLEVTVGEVRGIVIEVPFLSHDYPVAQR
- the psbA gene encoding photosystem II q(b) protein, whose product is MTTTLQRRESASLWEQFCQWVTSTENRLYVGWFGVLMIPTLLAATACFVVAFIAAPPVDIDGIREPVAGSLMYGNNIISGAVVPSSNAIGLHFYPIWEAASLDEWLYNGGPYQLVIFHFLIGVFCYMGREWELSYRLGMRPWICVAYSAPVAAASAVFLIYPLGQGSFSDGMPLGISGTFNFMLVFQAEHNILMHPFHMLGVAGVFGGSLFSAMHGSLVTSSLVRETTETESQNYGYKFGQEEETYNIVAAHGYFGRLIFQYASFNNSRSLHFFLGAWPVIGIWFTALGISTMAFNLNGFNFNQSILDSQGRVIGTWADVINRANLGMEVMHERNAHNFPLDLATAEAPEIIG